One genomic segment of Ancylobacter sp. IITR112 includes these proteins:
- a CDS encoding NAD(P)-dependent alcohol dehydrogenase has protein sequence MNADTIPATMRRWEMDGFGRAALELREVPVPRPGPGEVLVKAAAVALNYRDLLIIADGMGAPLAFPFTPASDLAGTVVATGEGAARFATGARVISTFFPGWIDGLPQGDSARLPYQALGGAYPGVLADYVALPEAWLSAAPAACPLEDASTLPCAGLTAWFGLVERGGLRAGDTVLVEGTGGVALFGVQIAKAMGARVIVVSGSAAKRERARALGADILIDRTQGDWVDAVRAATGGRGADHVLALAGGAALGRAVEVAAIGGRIAQIGVIEGFEASLPLGPLMLKQLTVNGIGVGHRRALEDLVRAVDATGLRPVIDGRYRLAELPAALDHLARGAFGKIVVTPG, from the coding sequence ATGAACGCAGACACGATTCCCGCCACGATGCGGCGCTGGGAGATGGACGGTTTCGGCCGCGCGGCGCTGGAACTGCGCGAGGTGCCGGTGCCCCGGCCCGGCCCGGGCGAGGTGCTGGTGAAGGCGGCGGCGGTGGCGCTGAACTACCGCGACCTGCTCATCATCGCCGACGGCATGGGCGCGCCGCTCGCCTTTCCCTTCACGCCCGCTTCCGATCTCGCCGGCACCGTCGTCGCCACCGGCGAGGGCGCGGCGCGCTTCGCGACCGGGGCGCGGGTGATCTCCACCTTCTTTCCCGGCTGGATCGACGGGTTGCCGCAAGGCGATTCCGCCCGTCTGCCCTATCAGGCGCTGGGGGGCGCCTATCCCGGCGTGCTCGCCGACTATGTCGCGCTGCCCGAGGCCTGGCTGTCGGCGGCGCCGGCGGCGTGTCCGCTTGAGGACGCCAGCACCCTGCCCTGCGCCGGGCTCACCGCCTGGTTCGGGCTGGTCGAGCGCGGCGGGCTCCGGGCCGGCGACACCGTGCTGGTGGAAGGCACCGGCGGCGTCGCGCTGTTCGGGGTGCAGATCGCCAAGGCCATGGGCGCGCGCGTCATCGTGGTTTCCGGCAGCGCCGCCAAGCGGGAGCGCGCCCGCGCGCTCGGCGCCGACATCCTCATTGACCGCACGCAGGGCGACTGGGTGGACGCGGTGCGGGCGGCGACCGGCGGACGCGGTGCCGACCATGTTCTCGCGCTGGCCGGGGGCGCCGCGCTCGGCCGGGCGGTGGAGGTGGCGGCGATCGGTGGGCGCATCGCCCAGATCGGCGTCATCGAGGGCTTCGAGGCGTCGCTGCCGCTCGGCCCGCTGATGCTGAAGCAACTCACCGTCAACGGCATCGGCGTCGGTCATCGGCGGGCGCTGGAGGATCTTGTGCGGGCGGTCGACGCGACGGGGCTGAGGCCGGTCATTGATGGCCGCTACCGGCTGGCGGAGCTGCCGGCGGCTCTCGACCATCTCGCGCGCGGCGCCTTCGGCAAGATCGTGGTGACGCCCGGCTGA